Genomic DNA from Methanosarcina sp. MTP4:
ATAAAAAGTATAAGGAAACTGATGGGGTGGTGCCCGAATGCAAAAACACTCGAAACCGGATCTCGAATTAGCCCTGCCAATTTTGAAGCATATGCTCAATCCGGAGGAGAAAAAGCCAGGAATCAGGGGATTCAGAGCCAATTCTCCAGGCTCTTTTCCAGGTTTGATGTCAGAATACTTCTCCCAACACTTTTCTTTACTTTTTATCTCATAAATTTGCTGTTCCAAAAGGGTGTAAATGTAGAGACTTTCCTTCTCGGCCTTTCACTTTCTTTACTTATCTATTTGCTTGGCTGGAAAAAGCAGATGAACAAGTACGATACCCTGACAAAAAAACCTTCTATTGTTTCTTCTTTTAAAAAAACATTCTTCCGGAATTTCTCAGTCATAATTTTGAGTTTGATTTTGCTCATGGTTTTCCTGCCTTATATCCGGTCTCATACAGCCCTTTCTCTTAACGCCCAGGCACTGTCTTCTTTCGTTGCAGGGACCTGGGTTCTGATGTGGGGAACTTATCTTCAGCTAATTTATTGGGAAAGAAAAAACCATATGAAAATTCATATAAAAAGCGAAAAGGGGTTCCAGAATATGTATGCCCTTGGAGAAAAGGCGGGAAAATTGTGAACCTGAATACCGAATACATAAAAAAACTGATGGGATGGTGTCCGAATGCCGGAGCAGCTGAAGCCAGACGGAATGTTAGCCTTGAGAATTTTAATTCTGATATTCCGGAAAGATCAAGGGGAGAAAACGGAGATCTGAAAAATCCGGGCTGGATCCGGAAAACAAGCATTCAAACCCTTCTAATTAATACTTTTCTTACACTTGTGTATATCCCGGTGATTAATCAGCTGGGTATAAACCTGAGCTTCTTACTCACTGGATCTTTTATCTCTCTGTTTTTTGTCATATTCTACTGGAAGACTCAAATGAAAAGATACGATTCCCTGATAAAACAACCGATAATTGACTATTCGAATAAGAAAAAACTGTATAATGTACTTTGTTATGTATTTTTGATTTTGATATTTAGCCTTTATCTTAAAAGCCAGGAAACTGCCCTGCAAGCAATATTTTCATTTATTGGAGGTATCGTGGTCGGAATGTGGCTTTTCTATTTCCAGCTAATATATTGGGAGAAAAAGAACCACAAAACGATCTATTTCAACAAAAGCTACGGGACATGGAAGAAATCATACATCATTCGGGAGAGAAAATAAATGCCTGCCAAAGCTGCTGCATTTGAGCAGATTAAAAAACTGATGGGATGGTGCCCGGCCTGCCAAAAAATAGAACCTGAAAAAGAGCAAACATTCTTTTTTGCAAACCAGGCCGCAGTTTCAGGTAAAATGGGAAACTCTCAGGATATCCTGACTTCAAACGTAACCTTTCCTGCAAATACCTCCCTCTTTGTCCTCCTGTTTACAGTAGGCTTCAACGTGCTCCTGAGGGTCGAAGACTTTTCCCTCTTTCTTGCCGGCCTCGTCCTGCTCAACGCAATATATTGCTGGCTTGCCCTCAAGACCTTCAACACGGTGGTCCGGACAGGTAGCAAAAGCCTGTACCTGCGGGGCTTCAGGCTGAAGGATTTTGAAATACCTTATGAGGAGATTGAAAGCGTTGGAGCATACAACATCGAAAAACGTTCAAAGAAAAGCTCCCTGATCCTGTGCATACTGGGAGGAATCGCCCTTTGCGTCGCCCTTGCCTATCCGGTTCTGGAAGGGGACTGGAGACCTGTTCTGCTTATAATATCCATTTTCCCCATCATCCTGTTTCTGCTGGCAAAGCAAAAAAGCCGGTATCGGGATCTGAATACGCGGCTTTACATAAAAACCAGGCACAAGAAGTGGTATGAGTGGACTCCTTACTATTCCTTAATAACGGACGAAGCTTCGGCTGCAGCGCTTAAGTCCCTTATTGAAAGGCACTCGGGGAGAAGGTAAAATGGTTTTTCTGGGATACTTCAGAAAACTGATGGGCTGGTGCCCGATGAAAGATTCCCTCAAAAAAGAAAGGCAGGAAGACTGTTTGCCAGGCTTTAAACCGGAAAATAGAAGTCTTCAGTTGAGTTCCTCTCCAGTAGGTCTGGAGGAAAACAGAATTCTTAAGGCGCATGTTAGCCTTTTTCCCGGATGGAAGCCTGTAATAATCATTCTCTTCGCAGCAGTAAGCTCCTTTCTACTATG
This window encodes:
- a CDS encoding DUF1673 domain-containing protein; amino-acid sequence: MGWCPNAKTLETGSRISPANFEAYAQSGGEKARNQGIQSQFSRLFSRFDVRILLPTLFFTFYLINLLFQKGVNVETFLLGLSLSLLIYLLGWKKQMNKYDTLTKKPSIVSSFKKTFFRNFSVIILSLILLMVFLPYIRSHTALSLNAQALSSFVAGTWVLMWGTYLQLIYWERKNHMKIHIKSEKGFQNMYALGEKAGKL
- a CDS encoding DUF1673 domain-containing protein, with translation MNLNTEYIKKLMGWCPNAGAAEARRNVSLENFNSDIPERSRGENGDLKNPGWIRKTSIQTLLINTFLTLVYIPVINQLGINLSFLLTGSFISLFFVIFYWKTQMKRYDSLIKQPIIDYSNKKKLYNVLCYVFLILIFSLYLKSQETALQAIFSFIGGIVVGMWLFYFQLIYWEKKNHKTIYFNKSYGTWKKSYIIRERK
- a CDS encoding DUF1673 family protein is translated as MPAKAAAFEQIKKLMGWCPACQKIEPEKEQTFFFANQAAVSGKMGNSQDILTSNVTFPANTSLFVLLFTVGFNVLLRVEDFSLFLAGLVLLNAIYCWLALKTFNTVVRTGSKSLYLRGFRLKDFEIPYEEIESVGAYNIEKRSKKSSLILCILGGIALCVALAYPVLEGDWRPVLLIISIFPIILFLLAKQKSRYRDLNTRLYIKTRHKKWYEWTPYYSLITDEASAAALKSLIERHSGRR